One genomic window of Bremerella sp. JC817 includes the following:
- a CDS encoding FGGY-family carbohydrate kinase, whose protein sequence is MSDSYFIGVDVGTGSARAGVFDGNGKRLGSAVHPIKLFRPKPNFVQHSAHDIWQAVCLAVRQAVSESGIDAKQVRGIGFDATCSLVVTDDEGHPVSVSPNGEEEQNVIVWMDHRAAEQAHRINGGQYEVLKYVGDAISPEMQVPKLLWLKENMPETWSKAGKFFDLPDYLTYRATGDETRSLCSTVCKWTYLGHEGSGDEIGRWDRSFFDAVGLDDLAKEEFRRIGQRVRPMGEAIGQGISPQAATDLRLPEGTAVGVSIIDAHAGGIGMIGANLEGRALDANELNRRLALIGGTSSCHMATSSEARFIGGIWGPYYSAMIPGMWLTEGGQSATGVLIDFIIENHGASLQLKEAAKASGKSVYEVLNDRLDSLASDRRVPASLTKDLHVCPYFHGNRSPLADPTLHGMVSGLTLSATLDDLARLYLATIQAIAYGTRHIIEVMNEKGYQIDTILACGGGTKNPVFLREHADITGCRVVLPAEPESVLLGSAMLGALASGEKADLMEAMSTMSGADRILEPTTGPTAVYHQAKYQVFRKLYDDQMAYREIMTRH, encoded by the coding sequence ATGAGCGACAGTTATTTCATTGGCGTTGATGTCGGAACCGGAAGTGCCCGAGCAGGCGTGTTTGATGGCAACGGCAAACGGCTTGGCTCCGCGGTCCATCCTATCAAGCTCTTTCGCCCGAAGCCGAACTTCGTGCAGCACTCGGCGCACGATATCTGGCAAGCAGTTTGTCTCGCGGTTCGCCAGGCGGTTTCGGAATCTGGTATCGATGCCAAGCAAGTTCGCGGCATCGGTTTCGATGCGACCTGCTCGTTGGTCGTCACCGACGACGAGGGGCATCCGGTCTCAGTCAGTCCCAATGGCGAAGAAGAACAAAACGTCATCGTCTGGATGGATCACCGTGCTGCCGAGCAAGCTCACCGAATCAATGGCGGACAGTACGAAGTCTTGAAGTACGTCGGCGACGCGATCTCGCCAGAGATGCAGGTTCCCAAGCTGTTGTGGTTGAAAGAGAACATGCCGGAGACCTGGTCGAAGGCCGGCAAGTTCTTCGATCTGCCCGATTACCTGACCTACCGCGCGACCGGTGATGAGACGCGTTCGTTGTGCTCGACCGTTTGCAAATGGACCTACCTCGGGCACGAAGGGAGCGGTGACGAAATCGGCCGCTGGGATCGTTCGTTCTTCGATGCTGTCGGTCTAGACGATCTGGCCAAGGAAGAGTTTCGCCGCATCGGCCAGCGTGTGCGTCCCATGGGCGAGGCGATCGGTCAAGGAATCTCGCCACAAGCGGCGACCGATCTGCGACTGCCGGAAGGCACTGCCGTCGGTGTGTCGATCATCGACGCTCATGCTGGTGGTATCGGGATGATCGGAGCCAACCTCGAAGGCCGGGCCTTGGATGCCAACGAACTAAATCGTCGCCTCGCGCTGATTGGTGGGACGTCGAGCTGCCACATGGCGACCTCATCCGAGGCTCGTTTCATCGGCGGGATTTGGGGGCCGTATTATTCGGCCATGATCCCTGGGATGTGGCTCACGGAAGGTGGTCAATCGGCGACGGGCGTGCTGATCGACTTCATCATCGAGAACCATGGTGCTAGTCTGCAACTGAAAGAGGCAGCCAAGGCGAGTGGCAAAAGCGTTTACGAAGTGCTCAACGATCGTCTCGATTCGCTGGCGTCGGACCGCCGCGTTCCGGCTTCGCTGACGAAAGACCTTCATGTCTGTCCCTATTTTCATGGCAACCGTTCGCCGTTGGCCGATCCGACGCTGCATGGCATGGTCAGCGGATTGACCCTTTCGGCAACGCTCGATGATTTAGCTCGGCTTTATCTGGCTACGATCCAAGCAATCGCTTACGGTACCCGCCACATCATTGAAGTGATGAACGAGAAGGGCTACCAGATCGATACGATCCTAGCCTGCGGTGGTGGAACGAAGAACCCCGTCTTCCTGCGTGAGCATGCTGATATTACTGGTTGCCGCGTCGTGCTTCCCGCCGAGCCAGAATCAGTCTTGCTGGGAAGTGCGATGCTGGGGGCGTTGGCTTCGGGCGAGAAGGCCGACTTGATGGAAGCCATGTCGACGATGAGCGGGGCCGACCGCATCTTGGAACCGACGACTGGTCCGACGGCTGTTTATCATCAGGCCAAGTATCAGGTCTTCCGCAAGCTGTATGATGATCAGATGGCGTATCGCGAGATCATGACGCGGCACTAA
- a CDS encoding dihydrodipicolinate synthase family protein, translated as MSTNSESFHGIIPPLVTPLTGRDQLDQAGLERLVEHVIEGGVHGIFILGSTGEAPSLSYRLRRELIDQVCRLVSDRVPVLVGITDTAFVESVNLAKHAADAGATAAVLTTPYYFPAGQTELTSYVRNIVPELPLPLMLYNMPQLTKVWFEIETLQKLADMEGIVGLKDSSGDLAYFEQAVGLKSLRPDWSVMIGPEAQLPRAVELGGDGAVAGGANALPRLFVDCYEALRSGDQVKMQELHQRIVQFQQVYEVGKYASKYIKATKCCLSLMGICDDFMADPFHNFLAPQRRQVAEILNQLDVPVSQS; from the coding sequence GTGAGTACGAATTCGGAATCATTTCACGGCATTATTCCACCTCTGGTGACACCACTAACTGGTCGTGATCAGTTGGATCAAGCTGGACTGGAACGCCTGGTCGAGCATGTGATCGAGGGTGGTGTTCATGGTATTTTTATTCTGGGAAGCACCGGCGAAGCACCCAGTCTCAGCTACCGCCTGCGACGCGAGCTGATCGATCAAGTGTGCCGATTGGTCTCTGACCGAGTGCCGGTTCTCGTCGGGATCACTGACACCGCATTCGTCGAGTCGGTGAACCTCGCCAAGCATGCAGCTGATGCGGGGGCGACCGCTGCCGTGCTGACCACGCCTTACTACTTCCCGGCGGGGCAAACTGAACTGACAAGCTACGTTCGCAATATTGTGCCGGAACTTCCGTTGCCGCTGATGTTGTACAACATGCCTCAGCTCACCAAGGTGTGGTTCGAGATCGAAACGCTGCAGAAATTGGCCGACATGGAAGGGATCGTTGGCCTGAAAGATAGCAGTGGCGACCTCGCCTACTTCGAGCAAGCGGTTGGCCTGAAATCGCTGCGGCCTGATTGGTCGGTGATGATTGGCCCCGAAGCCCAGTTGCCACGTGCTGTCGAACTCGGTGGCGACGGGGCGGTGGCCGGCGGGGCCAATGCGTTGCCGCGATTGTTTGTCGATTGCTATGAAGCCTTGCGATCGGGCGATCAGGTCAAGATGCAAGAGCTGCATCAACGCATCGTCCAGTTCCAGCAGGTCTATGAAGTGGGCAAGTATGCGTCGAAGTACATCAAGGCAACCAAGTGTTGTTTGTCCTTGATGGGAATTTGCGATGACTTCATGGCCGATCCGTTTCATAATTTCCTTGCCCCACAGCGACGTCAGGTCGCCGAGATTCTCAACCAACTCGATGTCCCCGTTTCGCAAAGTTGA
- a CDS encoding sulfatase, translated as MKQVTAWIVWCLMAGTALAESPNIVFILVDDLGWSDLACYGHPWHRTPNIDHIAKQGVRFTDAYASAPICSASRASILTGKTTARLGFEFVTKNTPGYQKIDGPTLLKPPPYTMNLPLEEETIAELLSTEGYETAFFGKWHLNQHYRRYLGWSPTHGPQQQGFQVAEEDFGAHPYVWKKTPPPSIDQEGEFPDDSMVDRVCKYIRRDHDRPFFVMASSFYVHTPVWNQTAWLLDYYDATIPTGEANRAKRIEYAAFLETLDHHVGQIMKAVDESDQADNTLVVFFSDNGGHPEYTTNAPLRGSKWNLYEGGIRIPMLARWPGKITPGITSRQPVVGYDLLSGFLSVAGNTNIATDGAAIAWDSLESESSADRDLLWHFPYYHPEAGYANALPSIGVGDFEVSQARPQSALRSGRYKLLWFAEDDRCELYDLQTDLGEQHDLSHDQPEKTATFEARLKEMLQKQHARMATPR; from the coding sequence ATGAAGCAAGTCACAGCCTGGATCGTCTGGTGTCTGATGGCAGGCACTGCCCTGGCCGAGTCCCCGAATATTGTGTTCATCCTGGTCGACGACCTGGGGTGGTCCGATCTGGCGTGCTACGGTCATCCATGGCATCGGACCCCAAACATCGATCATATCGCGAAGCAGGGAGTCCGGTTCACCGACGCCTACGCTTCGGCCCCGATCTGTTCCGCGTCCAGGGCCAGTATTCTGACCGGCAAGACGACCGCGCGGCTTGGTTTCGAGTTCGTGACGAAGAACACGCCTGGCTATCAAAAGATCGATGGGCCGACGCTGCTGAAACCTCCGCCTTACACGATGAACCTTCCGCTGGAAGAAGAGACCATCGCCGAGCTGCTCTCGACAGAAGGTTACGAAACAGCCTTCTTTGGCAAGTGGCATTTGAATCAACACTATCGGCGCTACCTCGGCTGGAGTCCAACGCATGGTCCGCAGCAGCAAGGTTTCCAGGTCGCCGAGGAAGACTTCGGGGCGCATCCGTACGTTTGGAAAAAGACGCCGCCACCCAGCATCGATCAGGAAGGGGAGTTCCCTGACGACTCGATGGTCGATCGCGTCTGTAAATACATTCGCCGTGATCATGATCGCCCGTTCTTTGTCATGGCGTCGTCGTTCTATGTCCATACGCCAGTTTGGAATCAAACGGCATGGTTACTTGATTACTACGACGCGACCATCCCGACGGGCGAAGCGAACCGCGCCAAGCGAATTGAGTACGCTGCATTCCTGGAAACGTTGGACCATCACGTCGGGCAAATCATGAAGGCGGTTGATGAAAGCGATCAGGCCGACAACACGCTCGTCGTGTTCTTTTCCGACAATGGCGGCCATCCCGAGTACACAACGAATGCTCCCCTCCGAGGATCGAAATGGAATCTCTATGAAGGCGGCATCCGCATCCCGATGTTAGCTCGCTGGCCAGGCAAGATTACACCAGGGATTACCAGTCGCCAGCCGGTGGTTGGATATGACCTACTGTCAGGATTTCTTTCGGTCGCAGGCAACACGAACATAGCGACCGATGGAGCAGCTATCGCCTGGGACTCGCTCGAAAGTGAATCGTCCGCTGACCGGGATTTACTATGGCATTTCCCCTATTATCACCCGGAAGCAGGCTACGCGAATGCTCTGCCGTCCATCGGTGTTGGAGACTTCGAGGTCAGTCAGGCGCGGCCTCAGTCGGCCCTGCGAAGTGGCCGTTACAAGCTGTTATGGTTTGCGGAAGACGACCGCTGCGAGCTGTATGACCTGCAGACAGATCTCGGCGAACAGCATGACCTGAGTCACGATCAGCCAGAGAAAACGGCGACGTTTGAAGCGCGACTGAAGGAGATGCTTCAGAAGCAGCATGCCCGGATGGCGACGCCTCGTTAA
- a CDS encoding STM4011 family radical SAM protein: MMPDYHILYRGPLSSCNYGCTYCPFAKRDETYAQLEGDRQSLERFVSWIELQDRSLSILFTPWGEALVRTWYQQAITRLSWMPHVRRVAIQTNLASRLAWLEDCQPERIGLWSTFHPTETSIERFGNQVLKVLQSGTRISVGCVGLKEHFDLIEQLREAIPREVYVWINAYKREANYYSPADVERLIAVDPHFVTNNTRHESFGEACFAGETSFTVDGEGDIRRCHFVGDVIGSIEDADWENCLHARRCPNTNCGCHIGYVHLKRLQLYPLYQEGLAERIPADWSPSRKARST, encoded by the coding sequence ATGATGCCCGACTACCACATCTTGTATCGTGGTCCGCTCAGCAGTTGCAACTACGGCTGCACCTACTGCCCATTCGCCAAGCGAGACGAAACCTATGCCCAGCTAGAAGGCGACCGCCAGTCATTGGAACGGTTTGTTAGTTGGATCGAACTGCAAGATCGTTCCCTCAGCATCTTGTTCACCCCATGGGGTGAAGCACTCGTGCGAACCTGGTACCAGCAGGCAATCACGCGTCTAAGCTGGATGCCTCACGTGCGACGCGTTGCGATTCAAACGAATCTTGCCTCACGGCTTGCCTGGCTCGAGGATTGCCAGCCCGAGCGGATTGGCTTGTGGTCCACCTTCCATCCAACGGAAACTTCGATCGAACGGTTTGGCAATCAGGTCTTGAAAGTGCTGCAAAGCGGCACGCGAATTAGTGTTGGCTGCGTTGGCCTGAAAGAGCACTTCGATTTGATCGAGCAACTTCGGGAGGCGATCCCACGGGAAGTTTACGTCTGGATCAATGCGTACAAACGCGAGGCCAACTACTATAGCCCGGCCGATGTCGAGCGTCTTATCGCCGTCGATCCTCACTTCGTGACGAACAACACGCGGCACGAAAGCTTCGGTGAGGCCTGTTTCGCAGGCGAAACTAGTTTCACGGTGGATGGCGAGGGAGATATTCGCCGCTGTCACTTTGTCGGCGACGTCATCGGCTCGATCGAGGATGCCGACTGGGAGAATTGCCTGCATGCGAGACGCTGCCCGAACACGAACTGCGGTTGCCATATCGGTTACGTGCACCTGAAGCGGCTACAGCTTTATCCGCTGTACCAAGAGGGACTCGCGGAACGCATCCCTGCCGATTGGTCTCCTTCGCGAAAGGCACGTTCAACTTAG
- a CDS encoding GntR family transcriptional regulator, whose protein sequence is MEKIPRRQQAYNYIQERILSGDLPGGSQISELAMAKEIGMSRMPIREAIRQLEVEGLVRQVPRFGTIVHSLDRSEMAELYEVREALESHAAESVAEYLSNEDKQILLLLCQKLMEIARELKASGEKTFSPKQLQSFLAADMGFHMIILRASGNRRMIKIVSDLRVLSRIFTAKREPHNLKIVASVYRFHRRILRALQKADGEAARHWMKEHIRESRRLALESFDRRQAMGEARNAIPLALPQDLLEEINRIEANEL, encoded by the coding sequence ATGGAAAAGATTCCGCGGCGACAGCAAGCCTATAACTACATCCAGGAACGGATCCTCTCCGGCGATCTTCCCGGCGGTTCGCAAATCTCGGAATTGGCGATGGCCAAAGAGATTGGCATGAGCCGGATGCCGATTCGAGAAGCTATTCGCCAGTTGGAAGTGGAAGGGCTCGTGCGGCAGGTTCCCCGGTTCGGGACGATCGTTCATTCGCTCGACCGCTCCGAGATGGCCGAGCTGTACGAAGTTCGCGAAGCACTAGAAAGCCACGCAGCCGAGTCGGTCGCCGAGTATCTTTCCAACGAAGACAAGCAGATCTTGCTGCTGCTCTGTCAGAAGCTGATGGAGATCGCTCGCGAATTGAAAGCGAGTGGCGAGAAGACCTTTTCGCCCAAGCAGCTTCAAAGCTTCCTGGCTGCGGACATGGGCTTTCACATGATCATTCTGCGGGCGAGTGGCAATCGTCGCATGATCAAGATCGTGTCTGACCTTCGCGTCCTGTCGCGAATCTTCACCGCCAAACGTGAGCCCCATAACCTGAAGATTGTCGCCAGCGTCTATCGCTTTCATCGCCGAATCTTACGAGCACTTCAGAAGGCCGATGGCGAAGCGGCGCGACACTGGATGAAAGAGCACATTCGCGAGAGCCGACGTCTGGCACTCGAGTCGTTCGATCGTCGCCAGGCGATGGGAGAAGCACGCAACGCTATTCCGCTCGCGCTTCCACAAGACTTGCTGGAAGAGATCAACCGCATCGAAGCGAACGAACTTTAA
- a CDS encoding sodium:solute symporter, with product MHQFATADITVLIIYLIGVVGLGMWFYRKSRSPEGYMAASRSMSGWVVGLSIFGTYVSSISFLALPGKAFSSNWNALAFSLSLPLAAWVATRWFVPYYRQGDAISAYQHLENRFGVWARSYAAICYLLTQAVRMGSVMYLLALPLHQLLGWDIPMLIMVTGGLTTLYTLVGGIEGVIWTDALQSVVLAIGAIACAILLPLSMPDGPQQMIDIAMANKKFSLGSFGPSLVQPTFWVILIYGLFINLQNFGIDQSYVQRYIAAKSDSEARKSVWFGALIYVPITIVFLWIGTALFAYYSVQPELLPETLRNPEPGGSVVAEGKGDDVFPFFIIDGLPTGISGLLVAAIFAAAMSTLSTSLNGAATLTLTDFYQRFIRPKASSRESMIVLYVSTMIWGLIGTRVAIAMIEVKSILDVWWKMASIFSGGMLGLFLLGMLSRRAGNIAAVIGVVLGVLMILWMTLTQMDFWPEAWSMFASPFNNNLVTVFGTLTILLAGWLLAQIGPSDRIKTNEQQSPSGE from the coding sequence GTGCATCAATTCGCGACCGCCGATATCACCGTGCTTATCATTTACTTGATTGGTGTGGTTGGCCTGGGCATGTGGTTTTATCGCAAGAGCCGCAGTCCCGAAGGTTACATGGCGGCCAGCCGATCGATGTCGGGCTGGGTCGTGGGGCTTTCGATCTTCGGAACCTACGTCAGTAGTATCAGCTTTCTCGCCCTGCCAGGCAAAGCGTTTTCGTCGAATTGGAATGCACTGGCGTTCAGTCTTTCGCTACCGCTGGCGGCGTGGGTCGCGACACGGTGGTTCGTTCCTTACTACCGGCAAGGCGACGCGATCTCGGCCTATCAACACCTAGAAAATCGTTTCGGTGTCTGGGCTCGGAGCTACGCGGCGATCTGTTATCTACTAACCCAGGCCGTCCGGATGGGATCGGTCATGTACTTGTTGGCATTGCCGCTGCATCAGTTGTTGGGCTGGGACATTCCGATGCTGATCATGGTGACGGGCGGTCTGACGACGCTTTACACGTTGGTTGGTGGTATTGAAGGGGTGATCTGGACCGATGCCTTGCAAAGTGTGGTTCTGGCGATTGGGGCCATTGCGTGTGCGATCCTTCTACCGCTGAGCATGCCTGACGGACCGCAGCAGATGATCGACATCGCGATGGCAAACAAAAAATTCAGTCTTGGCTCGTTTGGGCCCAGCCTCGTCCAGCCGACCTTTTGGGTGATCCTGATTTACGGGTTGTTCATTAACCTGCAGAACTTCGGGATCGATCAAAGCTACGTCCAACGTTACATCGCTGCCAAGTCCGACAGCGAAGCCCGCAAGTCGGTTTGGTTTGGTGCGCTGATCTATGTGCCGATCACGATTGTCTTCCTGTGGATCGGAACGGCGCTGTTCGCGTATTACTCGGTTCAGCCAGAACTGCTTCCTGAAACGCTTCGCAATCCAGAACCAGGCGGCAGCGTTGTCGCGGAAGGCAAGGGGGACGACGTATTTCCGTTCTTCATCATCGATGGATTGCCGACCGGGATTTCAGGGCTGTTGGTGGCCGCGATCTTTGCCGCTGCGATGAGCACCCTTTCGACCAGCTTGAACGGGGCCGCAACCTTGACCCTGACCGACTTCTATCAACGATTCATTCGGCCGAAAGCGTCGTCGCGTGAATCGATGATCGTCCTCTATGTCAGCACGATGATCTGGGGCCTGATTGGTACCCGCGTCGCGATTGCGATGATCGAGGTTAAAAGCATTCTCGATGTCTGGTGGAAGATGGCTAGCATTTTCAGCGGTGGCATGCTGGGGCTCTTCCTGCTGGGCATGTTGTCGCGGAGAGCAGGCAATATCGCAGCGGTCATTGGTGTGGTCCTGGGCGTACTGATGATCTTGTGGATGACGCTGACGCAGATGGATTTCTGGCCAGAAGCATGGAGCATGTTTGCCAGTCCATTCAACAACAACCTGGTGACGGTCTTCGGGACGCTCACCATTCTTCTGGCAGGCTGGCTGCTCGCGCAGATCGGTCCGAGCGATCGAATCAAAACCAATGAACAACAATCGCCCAGCGGCGAATAA
- a CDS encoding STM4012 family radical SAM protein, which translates to MNQLPILGSDPLAAPYVAYSYSYPHKSAYGPLDPPVSLDEVWQRENRQSLFLYTHLPFCEMRCGFCNLFAKAGSDSAAIDTYLDSIERQTRRLSEATSGKRTVTRFALGGGTPTVLSVAQLERLFDLVSQSFDFDPANVPTSIETSPKTATQEHLKLLHERGIQRVSIGVQSFLEEEAHGIGRPQKATEVREALARIKAFGFPILNIDLIYGQPNQTLETWNHSLEAALQYEPEEIFLYPLYVRPQTGLGRRARTLESSVLQPIDLYRAGRDKLKAAGYRQLSMRCFTRDLSQVDTGPAYCCQSDGMLGLGAGARSYTSRLHYSSRFAVNSSGVQSILEEWTQRSEETFGYADWGIVLNDEERRRRFIIQSLLHYTGLSRSSFARTFHSQPEDTIPELAGMTETGLIEEADGTLRLTEKGVSLSDAIGPALYSETSRARLREFSAR; encoded by the coding sequence ATGAACCAATTACCGATCCTCGGATCCGACCCGCTGGCCGCTCCCTATGTCGCCTACTCGTACTCGTACCCGCACAAGTCGGCGTATGGCCCGCTCGATCCACCGGTGTCGCTCGACGAGGTCTGGCAACGCGAGAATCGCCAGAGCTTGTTTCTCTACACGCACTTGCCGTTTTGTGAAATGCGTTGTGGATTCTGCAATCTGTTCGCAAAGGCTGGCAGCGACTCCGCGGCGATCGACACCTACCTCGACAGCATCGAACGTCAGACGCGTCGTCTCAGTGAAGCCACCTCGGGAAAGCGAACCGTCACGCGATTCGCCTTAGGGGGTGGAACGCCCACGGTGCTGAGCGTTGCCCAACTCGAGCGACTGTTTGATCTTGTTTCGCAGTCCTTCGATTTCGATCCGGCGAACGTTCCGACGTCGATCGAAACGTCTCCCAAGACAGCCACCCAAGAGCACCTCAAGCTGCTGCATGAACGGGGCATTCAGCGGGTGAGCATCGGCGTGCAATCGTTCCTGGAAGAAGAAGCCCACGGGATTGGTCGCCCGCAGAAAGCGACCGAAGTCCGCGAGGCACTGGCCAGGATCAAAGCGTTTGGTTTTCCGATCCTGAACATTGACTTGATTTATGGGCAGCCCAATCAAACGCTGGAAACTTGGAATCATTCGCTGGAAGCGGCCCTGCAGTACGAACCGGAAGAGATCTTTCTTTACCCGTTGTATGTGCGGCCACAAACGGGCCTCGGCAGACGTGCCCGCACTTTGGAGTCTTCGGTTCTACAGCCCATCGATCTCTATCGAGCAGGCCGCGATAAGCTGAAAGCGGCCGGATATCGACAGCTTTCGATGCGGTGCTTCACGCGTGATCTTTCCCAGGTCGATACCGGCCCCGCGTATTGCTGCCAGAGCGACGGTATGCTGGGCCTGGGGGCTGGGGCTCGTTCCTACACATCGCGGTTGCATTACTCGAGCCGCTTCGCGGTGAACTCCTCAGGCGTGCAGTCGATTCTGGAAGAATGGACCCAGCGCAGCGAAGAGACCTTTGGTTATGCCGACTGGGGAATCGTGCTGAACGACGAAGAACGACGTCGACGGTTCATCATCCAGTCGCTGCTTCACTACACCGGCCTGTCGCGTTCCAGCTTCGCACGAACTTTCCATTCGCAACCAGAAGATACCATTCCGGAACTTGCCGGAATGACCGAGACAGGCCTGATCGAAGAAGCGGATGGTACTCTGCGTTTGACCGAAAAAGGGGTGAGCCTTTCCGATGCGATCGGACCAGCACTCTACTCCGAGACCAGCCGGGCTCGCCTGCGGGAGTTCTCTGCCCGATGA
- a CDS encoding L-fucose/L-arabinose isomerase family protein, translated as MPREHSPVQLVASGDSRLSANQMCWPAQAALESALTAAVEKLSYTIHRAHEVTDEGHGFIDSQKRGIEIFRSIPKDAPLIVAEAVWQYSHHVLAGLLSHQGPILTVANWSGQWPGLVGMLNLNGSLTKAGKPYSTLWSEDFTDDYFLDKLKTWLESGICEHAADHVTPLNAKSIPASAANLGQRLADELLQQKAIMGVFDEGCMGMFNAIIPDHLLHPLGVFKERLSQSALVAEMRTVTDAEAAAVLAWYQQQGMQFHLGTDEATELTEAQILDQCRMYIAAVRLADHFGCETIGIQYQQGLKEMTPASDLVEGTLNSTSRPPVRDRSGARELFPGRSVPHFNEVDECAGLDAILIQRIHRALNQPVETTLHDLRWGCFDQSGTTVEYVWVFEISGSAPAEHLGGWNACHGYRQPPMYFPKGGSTLAGVSKPGEIVWSRIYVADNALHIDLGRGKAIELPEAETQRRLDSTTPVWPIMHGVTYGVTRDQMMAKHQANHVQVVYAENAAAADEALWTRASMANALGLKVNLCGTKKDGSSWEGN; from the coding sequence ATGCCCCGCGAACACTCCCCTGTGCAACTGGTCGCTAGTGGCGACTCTCGCTTGTCGGCGAACCAAATGTGTTGGCCTGCTCAGGCTGCCCTGGAATCCGCGTTAACGGCTGCCGTCGAAAAGCTCAGCTATACGATTCATCGTGCCCACGAAGTAACCGACGAAGGCCACGGCTTTATCGACAGCCAGAAACGTGGCATCGAAATCTTTCGTTCGATCCCGAAGGATGCGCCACTGATCGTGGCGGAAGCGGTCTGGCAATATTCGCATCACGTGCTCGCCGGACTGTTGAGCCATCAAGGGCCAATCCTTACCGTGGCGAACTGGTCGGGGCAATGGCCAGGCCTGGTGGGAATGTTGAATCTAAATGGTTCGCTCACCAAAGCAGGCAAGCCTTACAGCACGCTGTGGAGCGAAGACTTCACCGACGACTACTTCCTCGACAAGCTGAAAACCTGGCTCGAAAGCGGCATCTGCGAGCATGCGGCGGACCATGTCACCCCACTGAATGCTAAGAGCATTCCTGCCTCGGCCGCAAACCTTGGGCAGCGGCTGGCCGACGAACTACTTCAGCAGAAAGCCATCATGGGAGTCTTCGATGAAGGCTGCATGGGAATGTTCAACGCGATCATTCCAGATCATCTGCTGCATCCGCTGGGCGTGTTTAAAGAACGCCTCAGTCAGTCGGCTCTCGTTGCAGAAATGCGAACCGTCACCGATGCCGAAGCCGCCGCGGTTCTGGCCTGGTATCAGCAGCAGGGCATGCAGTTCCATTTGGGGACCGACGAAGCGACCGAGCTGACCGAGGCCCAGATTCTGGATCAGTGCCGAATGTATATCGCCGCCGTGCGACTGGCCGACCATTTCGGCTGCGAGACGATCGGTATTCAGTATCAGCAGGGGCTCAAAGAAATGACTCCGGCCAGCGACCTGGTGGAAGGAACGCTTAACAGTACGAGCCGCCCACCGGTGAGGGATCGCAGTGGAGCACGCGAACTCTTTCCTGGGCGAAGCGTTCCTCACTTCAACGAAGTGGACGAGTGTGCTGGGCTCGATGCGATTTTGATTCAGCGGATTCACCGGGCCTTGAATCAGCCTGTCGAGACAACTCTGCACGACTTGCGTTGGGGCTGCTTCGATCAGTCCGGCACCACGGTCGAATACGTCTGGGTGTTCGAGATCTCAGGCTCTGCTCCGGCCGAGCATCTTGGCGGTTGGAACGCATGCCATGGTTATCGTCAGCCACCGATGTACTTCCCCAAGGGTGGTTCGACGTTGGCTGGGGTTTCCAAGCCAGGCGAAATCGTTTGGTCGCGAATTTACGTGGCCGACAACGCCCTGCATATCGACCTTGGACGTGGCAAAGCGATCGAACTTCCGGAGGCCGAAACGCAGCGTCGGCTGGACAGCACAACACCGGTTTGGCCGATCATGCATGGTGTTACGTACGGGGTGACACGCGATCAAATGATGGCTAAGCATCAGGCAAACCATGTTCAGGTCGTGTATGCTGAAAACGCCGCAGCGGCCGACGAGGCACTTTGGACACGGGCGTCGATGGCGAATGCCTTGGGGCTGAAGGTGAATTTGTGCGGCACCAAGAAGGATGGATCGAGCTGGGAAGGCAACTAG